The following nucleotide sequence is from Chryseobacterium sp. CY350.
ACCTCACGACTTCCTGTGAGATTACCCGCAATTTGCAGGAGACCTCCGGACCTCTCGGGAAGTCACAAACACTATTGTTTTAAACCAACCGAGGTGTCGCGAAGTCGCAAATAATAGTATTTGTAACCTCCGGAGGAGCTGTGGAGGTTGTAAATGGGGTTGTTTGGGATTTTTATTTTTTGGGATTACGGGAATTGTTGGAATTATATGCAGAGTTCAAAATAAATTCTTAGATAAGAAAAATTGGTTTAAATCATTTGGAAGAAAAATTTTCACTTGGGTATCCAAAGAAAAAGATCGAAATTTTTTAAATGATATGAAGTAATTAGTTAACCTTTGCTAGCTGTGTCAATGATTAATTAATGTAAAGAAAACTTATTGATTAAAAACATATTATAAGTATTTCTATTTCAAAACTATATATTATGCTCATTTTTTAAAAACGCAGCAATTAATAAGCACCAGCATTAATTATAGACAAATAAAACCTGCTTCGGTAGGTTTTTTCTTTCCATCATTTTTTGGAAATATGATTTTATTATATTTGATAAATATTTAAACAATTAAATGAAAGAAGAAAATATAGATAAGCTGAATTCTTTGTTTTCGAACTTACGGACAGAAGAACAGAAGCTGAAAGAGAGTCAGGAAAAGCAGAAAAGCGAAGAAGATTTATTTATCGAAGGTTTTAAAACATTGTGCAAAAACCTCATCGACCCGAAAATGCAGGAGTTTAAAAGAATGCTGAAACAAAATGGGTACGGATGCAAAATCACCATGAACGAGGAAAGTAAAAACGGCACAGGAATGAATTCCCAACCCAACATCAAACTACAAATTTCAAGAAATGTAGAATCTAATTTTTACACCAACAATAAGTTTCCTCACATCATGTTCACCGCAGATAAGTATTACAAAAAAATCGGCGTTCATCTCGATACCATTTTCCAGAACGGCACCGGAACAGCCGCAATGAAAGAGCAGACTTATTCGCTTGAAAATCTTGATGAAGAAAGTATAGAGAAAGAGATCGTAGATTCAATTGAAAAGATATTGATGAACAAATAATAAAAAAATAAACCTGCATCACAGCAGGTTTATTGTATTTATTAGATCTTTCTTTTTAAAACAGATAATCTGTACTTAAGAAATTAGAATCGTGATCTCTTACAATTGTATTCAGAAGATTTTTGTTGGATTCTGTAGATTTTGCAGCAACCAGCGATCTGATGGAGAAAGATCGAAGTGCATCAAAAACAGAAAGTGTACCTTCTGCAGAATCTTTTCTTCCTGTAAAAGGAAAAACATCCGGACCTCGCTGCGCCTGACAATTGATGTTGACACGGCTCACAAGATTCACAAAAGGATCAATCAGCTTTGAAACTTCCATGGCATCTTCACTGAAAATACTCACCTGCATACCGTGTGAGGCGTTAACCTGATAATCAATAGGCTCGTCAATAGATTCAAATGGAACCACAGGAATTATGGGACCAAACTGCTCCTCATGATACAGTTTCATTTCATTATTCACGGGATAAACCACCGCGGGAAAAACGAAAGATTCTTCTTTATAACCACCATTTTCATTAAGAACTTTTGCTCCTTTAGAAACAGCATCTTCAATACATTCTTTTAAATAAGACGGTTTATTAAGTTCAGGAAGCGGCGTAACTTTTACATCTTTTTCCCAAGGCAAACCTGGTTTCAGTTCGGAAACAGCTTTGGTTAATTTTGCTGTAAATTCTTCTGCAACATCTTTCTGAACGAATATCAGTTTCAATGCCGTACAACGCTGTCCGTTGAAAGAAAGTGCTCCGAGAATAATTTCGCTTACTGCGATATCCAGATTGGCATTTTTAGTAACAATGGCTGCATTCTTAGCATCCAAACTCAAGATCGCTCGTAGTCTGTTGACTTTCGGATGCAGTTTTTTTAGTCCATTTGCAACTTTACTTGACCCAATAAAAGCAAGAACGTTTACTTTTCCGCTTTCCATGATCGGGGTAATAATTTCTGAACCTTTACCGTATAAAGTATTTACCGTTCCTTTCGGGAAAGCTTCCTGAAAAGCTTTTAATAACGGATAATGTGCCAAAACACCATGCTTAGGAAGTTTAAAAATGATGGTATTTCCCATAATCAATGCCGGAATCAAGGTGGTAAAGATTTCGTTTAAAGGATAGTTGAAAGGTCCCATACTCAGCACTACACCAAGCGGTGCTCTTCTGATCTGTGCAATTGTACCTTCCGACTGCTGGAAACGCGATGATTCTCTGTCTAGATCCTTTAACGCATCGATAGTCTGGTTGATATAATCTACCGTTCTGTCAAATTCTTTTGTAGAATCCGGAAGGTTTTTCCCGATCTCCCACATGAGAAGTTTGATGATGAGATCACGCTCTTTAATCATCAGATAAACGAATTTCTGCATACATTTAATGCGACCTTCTACAGACATCGTCGGCCATTCTCCAAGACCATTATCGTAAGCTTTTACAGATGCTTCAAGAACTTCCATGGCTTCTTGCGGGCCGATATTGGGAATGCTTCCGAGCAGTTTTCTTTCCAGACCGTTTTCAGTTCGGATACAAACCGGAGAATAAATTTCGGTAACATCACCACTCCACTCGATCAGTTCGCCATTCAAAAGGTAAACTCTCTGGTGAATTTCCGAAACTTTGTACTCTTCGGGGATTTCGCTTTCACTTTTAAAAATCTCTTTAAATGACTGTGTATTTTCTGAACCCATAAATTTTTCTTTTTAATAATTTGAAATTTGAAAGAATAAATTTAGAGCTAAAGATTGACTTTCGGAATAGCCGCGTCATAGATTTGTTCTATCTAAAAGCTTTTTGAATTAAATTTAATATTACTTAACAAAATAAAAACTCAGCGGTTGCTGAGTTGATTGTTGATTTATTGTTTTAGAGAATCGTAATTATCTTCAGAATTTTGAAAGTTTTGGAGGATGCGGACAATAGTTATTTCACTGTCAATTACTCTATATACTATCGTATTATGTTTTGTCAAAAGAAACTTTCTAAAATCGGTATCAAAATATCTTTCGAAATTCACATTTGAATTTTCCAAAATTTCAATCGCATCAATGAGTTTCTGATAAAAATCATCTGCTACTTTTTCATTCCATTTATTACGCAAATATTCTTCAATTTCAATTAAATCTAATTTTGCCTCGGAAGAAATCTTAACCTTTCGCATCATTCAATGTTTTCAATCTTTCCCTGCGTTCGGCTACAAAGTTGTAGAAATCCGTAGTTTTTCCATTATCAATTTCTTCCTGAGCCTTTTTCAACGATTCCAGAATTTCTTCTTTGGTTTCATTTCTCCATTGTTTCGGTTCGATGGCTTTTGAAATTACTAAAAGTTCTTCCGGCGTGAATCTCTTTTCTTTTAATTTTTTAAAAAAAGTAGGTTTTTTAATTCCTGATTTCTCAATGATGTAAGACAATTTGAACGGAGAATTCTTTATAATCTCATCGATGTTATTTTGAATTTCGATAAATTTTTCTATTTCAGCTATCATATTTTTATATTCTTTGATATCACTTAGTGAGACAAATATAATAAAATTCTTATTTTAAATCAGATAAAATATTAACGCAAAGATTTAGTTCATCATTAACTGGAGAGAACAAATTTGATTCAACAAGCTGATTTGATGCAGCTACAAATGCCAGACTTCATGAAGGTATGCCTCAAACCTTTACACCATAAGTTTTTCGGTTTTTAAATTAAATCTTTAAGGTAAAATTTCCTGCATATAAAAATCTACAAATGAAAATACCTCGGGTCAGGATATTGAAATTCAAAATCCAATTCTCTAATCAATTTCTCAGGTGAAACAGTTCTTCCAACCGTCGTTCTCTCTCCCTCATACGGCAATCCCTTTTGAGCATTGATCACTTCTTCTTTGTTCGGATGCATCGGCGACACCACGTTATATATTTTAAATTCTGACTGATTGTGCAGCATTTTTTCGACAACCGAACAAATATCTGCGTAATGAATATGATTCACCAGCTGATCAAGATCTGAGATATTATAGTTCTTAAGAAGCCTGTCGTCACCCATCAATCCTGCTAACCTTAAAATATTAGTTTGTGGAAATTTCTCAAGAATAAATTTTTCACTCTCTACATTTTCGGCAGGCTGATCTTCTTCAGAAAATTCTTTTTCCTCCTGAGAATATACTCCGGTAGAACTTGCCAGAAACAACTGACCTTTATAATCTCCCAAAAAGTTGAGAAGATTTTGACGCTTATCATTCATCGGAACCTGTTTTCCTCTTAATCCCGAAAACGGAACACTGATAACAATCGCATCTAAATCTTTTGCAGCTTCCCACACTTTCATCTCCGGATCCAGCTCATTTGGGAAACTCACCAGCGTTGTTTGAAAGCCTTTAGATTCTAAATCTGCGACTTTCGAAACTGTCGTAGTTGTTGCAAATATTTCGTATTGGTTTGATAATCTTTCTGCGATATGGTTTCCCAGCCATCCGCAACCGATGATTCCTAGTTTTTTCATTTTTACTTACTATTTAGTCAGTGAGCGCATTATTTAAGAATTTCAAAAGTATCATTTTATTTCCACAAAGTCAGTTATCTCTCAGAGATCGCAGCATCTTATGCCAATTAGACGTAAGGATTTGGACTTAAATTATTTTCAAAATGACAAGCCTTACGGTTATCATTAAAAAAAAAGCATCTATCCTCAACAAACCTCGTCAGTTCGAGTAAATTCTATAAGAATTTGT
It contains:
- a CDS encoding Rossmann-fold NAD(P)-binding domain-containing protein; amino-acid sequence: MKKLGIIGCGWLGNHIAERLSNQYEIFATTTTVSKVADLESKGFQTTLVSFPNELDPEMKVWEAAKDLDAIVISVPFSGLRGKQVPMNDKRQNLLNFLGDYKGQLFLASSTGVYSQEEKEFSEEDQPAENVESEKFILEKFPQTNILRLAGLMGDDRLLKNYNISDLDQLVNHIHYADICSVVEKMLHNQSEFKIYNVVSPMHPNKEEVINAQKGLPYEGERTTVGRTVSPEKLIRELDFEFQYPDPRYFHL
- a CDS encoding NADP-dependent glyceraldehyde-3-phosphate dehydrogenase, which translates into the protein MGSENTQSFKEIFKSESEIPEEYKVSEIHQRVYLLNGELIEWSGDVTEIYSPVCIRTENGLERKLLGSIPNIGPQEAMEVLEASVKAYDNGLGEWPTMSVEGRIKCMQKFVYLMIKERDLIIKLLMWEIGKNLPDSTKEFDRTVDYINQTIDALKDLDRESSRFQQSEGTIAQIRRAPLGVVLSMGPFNYPLNEIFTTLIPALIMGNTIIFKLPKHGVLAHYPLLKAFQEAFPKGTVNTLYGKGSEIITPIMESGKVNVLAFIGSSKVANGLKKLHPKVNRLRAILSLDAKNAAIVTKNANLDIAVSEIILGALSFNGQRCTALKLIFVQKDVAEEFTAKLTKAVSELKPGLPWEKDVKVTPLPELNKPSYLKECIEDAVSKGAKVLNENGGYKEESFVFPAVVYPVNNEMKLYHEEQFGPIIPVVPFESIDEPIDYQVNASHGMQVSIFSEDAMEVSKLIDPFVNLVSRVNINCQAQRGPDVFPFTGRKDSAEGTLSVFDALRSFSIRSLVAAKSTESNKNLLNTIVRDHDSNFLSTDYLF
- a CDS encoding type II toxin-antitoxin system RelE/ParE family toxin, with protein sequence MMRKVKISSEAKLDLIEIEEYLRNKWNEKVADDFYQKLIDAIEILENSNVNFERYFDTDFRKFLLTKHNTIVYRVIDSEITIVRILQNFQNSEDNYDSLKQ